In one window of Leptospira sp. WS92.C1 DNA:
- a CDS encoding DUF1016 N-terminal domain-containing protein, translated as MKPQPTDNLVKEIARIFESIRENTYKGGNRFLLNGHLEIGSLLNREFNSYVLDEKGKQRMKALTEKIEKQVTTNFSKRTLYYALKFYQSYHGKALDFRLSWSHYRVLASVSNLTIRRKLEKDAAENGWSRELLERKARESGYYGGVKATRWNRPDGEIYHYKIVKKNIKQVKELWIDFGFHCYHKLDEKTFKEGEVVQLILEKKNWKYKKTHPGSFLYHYLAVLERVVDGDTLLVQIDLGFGLTTRQKIRLLGVSAPELNTPEGIEAFESLKKRLKPGANFLIRTHLQDKYGRYLGDVLYLPGNGFAFDALKDKGIHLNEELFNVFAE; from the coding sequence TTGAAACCTCAACCTACAGACAACTTAGTAAAGGAAATTGCAAGAATCTTTGAATCAATTCGAGAGAATACGTATAAAGGAGGGAATCGCTTTCTTTTAAACGGACATTTAGAAATCGGCTCTTTACTAAATCGCGAGTTCAATTCTTATGTCTTGGATGAAAAAGGTAAACAAAGAATGAAGGCGTTAACTGAAAAGATTGAAAAGCAAGTAACGACTAACTTTTCCAAAAGAACCCTTTATTACGCATTAAAATTCTATCAATCCTACCATGGTAAGGCATTAGATTTTCGATTGAGCTGGAGTCATTATCGGGTTTTGGCATCGGTTTCTAATTTAACAATACGCAGAAAACTTGAAAAAGACGCGGCTGAAAATGGCTGGAGTCGAGAATTACTCGAGCGCAAGGCTCGTGAAAGCGGATATTATGGTGGTGTAAAAGCGACAAGATGGAATCGCCCTGACGGTGAGATTTATCATTACAAGATCGTTAAGAAGAACATTAAACAAGTCAAAGAGCTTTGGATCGACTTCGGTTTTCATTGTTACCATAAATTGGATGAAAAGACTTTCAAAGAAGGAGAAGTTGTTCAACTTATTCTTGAAAAGAAGAATTGGAAATACAAGAAAACGCATCCAGGTTCATTTCTTTATCACTACCTCGCAGTTTTAGAAAGGGTCGTAGACGGAGATACGTTATTGGTTCAGATCGATTTAGGTTTTGGACTCACAACAAGACAGAAGATTCGATTACTTGGTGTGAGTGCACCTGAGCTCAATACTCCGGAAGGAATTGAGGCATTTGAGTCTTTAAAGAAAAGACTTAAACCAGGAGCGAATTTTTTAATTAGAACTCATCTTCAAGACAAGTATGGTCGGTATTTAGGAGATGTTTTGTATTTGCCTGGAAACGGTTTTGCTTTTGACGCTTTGAAGGACAAAGGAATCCATTTGAATGAGGAACTTTTTAATGTCTTCGCTGAGTGA
- a CDS encoding TIGR04388 family protein has translation MNSPVFNGNSLNQTFSVADGMQTVGNWDAFVFQSVSILQTQWEAQVQAQITMLVNSVTTSDHFSSVADYQQYVYESLQSQKSEQLVAWQQSVESDILAERLEYLSGLYGSNSQAAQNSTQSFQSQWDAFVSGSGLNLNLGGAINQAVLNSGQQTLAGLEGQWWNDFNASLQSGLSTYQDALSGLAGKYQTLIDQINQTELQYQSTLAQIRQSQSNVKDQILSNLENYQTFLNGNGLFWNSLSVLYDNNTNAYLTASCPAGHVCHTYQYDPTNQQFYSSGCPAGHTCAAVTYDTHTQQYLSASCPAGTNRCDGSESANLSVRTGLNAHGQSFQNVINEVSESLQEGYVMPAIFDYSTGTMLSYNENCVSGATCVKGLYDSTSGSFVSSNICLAGHTCYSAVVDITNASAMTGSYFANSCPTGDTRCVSCQSGHTCQVQDMEASFLYASSLMRNFLHNELIASQGALANAQSAPGGSQTFRFAGSEFNESALSYMSGPSGFSHGSQYQSGNGTAGAISIFELTNGITAKAGLAQQIMAYARNEISQLDLSNWIMDAFANGLSGAQSDLPGLFGGLGPGMTITGITKADLRAFMNENGDPPNWGPNHYCPDPLGCYTGDIFVPGPGIYGANRTYREFLLDPTLTGSTTASHFFEYTARELGVWDGIPFLADIVHQQDFAWIDLEFTVTNNNTTANINTYQDLVLQLQSFEHDWATNVMPSITNWTAQVASYQGQYANWQTQMQTALTNAQNTYQQGVQNIQSQENAWLAAMSQIQQDAKTAFQTAESTLQTGKHQQNYNQLTQEVLAGLGGSGSPKSKLDGGVVVTLSAFESVFQDIGNGLDGDSATRNRPDFSLLGTFGKSFSGMVTGASNLSLLSSTNNAVMDTVLGYMESVSSSLKKERQFTQNGFSDLVEAHHLKTEDVKSTNVYSGLEENTTYVLYADGTREKMSDWVEKTCGEDLGKCGSYTEKKYASVSMDENGNITARRNVYDGEVTLCGGMDAASMDSYCNTTTDVTVTIAAPNTSQLLLGRGASRLGNLFDARESGMSDLVNSSFETVNRYLSSNKYTAGLFAEVNAAEELHNKNASLASTAANNHVRFANLALSFVETVLLGGVSTGDWVASQVRGAVQDAVATTLVKTFDLSPDVAAFLSGGLLAKYEEQQAKQNLGSNGIGVGKRLHSALNDFGLEGYEKAVLTIADTFHATEELGMDGYKSDLAALENWKNFKTSLYGFAVQKMGQEQGLPDFVVARLANDMMSFVEMKEAKRELGRRSGDFSLNSLGGELKMLYASLGGMSLEAEGYLARGIAHKTGELGLTSEAEEKRIKDGFRQATNEIRLKDYKDAIKNWDAAQADMTGVAMRVYGTQQGWDEAKISMWEKQAVDFVSREQAKRDLDRRSGINEGGWTNPVAGFQYMDRQLFNGGIGTLIAKGVKGAITGFGDTMDFLGVVSSSDRSAIYQEGAVAYNRMTSDDVKGKGRQGLVNKESLENDVRDLFFEKWGEALLPGDPVAAHQLGTLMKLYIDQKESKKAAREQRLKDVELVVQVAAAAAVMYFSAGTASSGVSSWFTTVSNVAKSAGLTSLTNGQIAAIAVSTGTSMAVQGSLNGPNGAAAALVNGVLTTMTLGMKSPVSGFVTYTKHKNANIITGQREVKGGWGGGVNVSIVGDQGGKQVAGILQALGASGLNGGLSYGPGSGLSANLNLNYASGLSLGMDYNFSNHSYGVNASADAWHGKGSAANPSKHHAGLSLSARSDGSASVDAYYNYGNEKIPPQLRGHGGTLSFSNDGSISTSVQVTGATAGTLTYANGGFQPISLNANFQNEFNQGLAAENAQNNFDQMKIQEAKTIAVVGMHTESPLFSKADIDTYLPKDESGNIDVKKAQPEVLLAKWDAYKAVMSNSKDIGTWQSDISQAGEKAGVKIQFNGDSPTTTFGKFVAGIKADVLQSFGIANDGTKMVDSKGVLELTSCFRGDVPVKRFKKENLQESRNTNVSNTTNGNLNESDDYELVAIEKIQVGDVVASWNENTNTFENKRVTETFVHEMPQLFYLELDGEEGLHTTWNHPFRRRIVARTEARLAGSSNVVESALQSINLQKTETHTVKFLSQEISQERNTAFTSEWVKVKDLSVGDQVLQSDGGWATVTDKYYYNTEPTKVYNLEVEDNHTYVVGELGIVVHNYADQQEAMFKKFSKLSKDMFGVAKELAGLEGGLGKEVYQRAVALQSEVASTNALRDSLKLESNGITLQKDQAKAGLELNKRRNNEFLQAIRNPDSDNLPGISELRKQLKGVDPEKGFTKDQMKTVSSWVKTNGLSTSSIHTGHGLGMLSGSPVKAYIASTASSLSLMEDHTKLNNTIKNSNEKLAGHKIKEDNIGRSMIERSNQAKAELVKLVQERHGNDPKYAEVLVEHGLVKRDGLNPNEYKVSYDEKMKALGDKIKPDTKKQLAEYDRKITDLRVSQNKHEADSYAKWNKEHPNEPYKRTPDMEKRRNDMIVMQKNLEKERAMLINNDVAPFLKEPELHRLEKLADAHAISEKQKGELTKLRNEKVAHETNVAALLDKDTTTMHNNVETVFGKERMSVANDRNDLLKGLEAKETRLSQLDPKKDKTEYDKLNKEIKTVHDRTTQLDKNFLEYKPVRKADEPLDTFLLREKDSFAGEPKAIERIVDGLKEQVKHYEALGDTKRVEKIYEKITDYKKRSEESFKRSKDDELTAALRKDGKEREEALHQMEEYLTHADDRDSEKRERELPISATLKNPAGNPEGKTISVNSHFGRGGYSNQEVAGAYLHSNDHIGLDVGGPKGERINSVLEGKVKYPPTKGLSITIPGDMPSHLKGIAYSEPVYDGNGNKTRNGGYYDSSGNSYTADKLKEMDTKYRKANPGLSKGEPLFEATRSVGVITENGKFYTMANAKTPIELTPAQLALVPEEIKRNPGLVHSSGNSVAIETTLTGVFAGKYEVQYKHFDSAPRYENGDLVKAGDTVKPGQKIGDLGTTGRSTGAHLHMSVVSYEKPNGVSSAFYIPVIDKKSKKVLHYLINPQYFMKVMAPSGTGQ, from the coding sequence TTGAATAGCCCTGTGTTTAACGGTAATAGCCTGAACCAGACATTTAGCGTAGCGGACGGTATGCAAACTGTAGGTAACTGGGACGCTTTTGTCTTTCAGAGCGTGAGTATTTTGCAGACGCAGTGGGAGGCTCAGGTTCAGGCACAGATCACGATGCTTGTGAACTCGGTGACGACGAGTGATCATTTTTCTTCAGTTGCGGACTACCAGCAATATGTATATGAGAGTTTGCAGAGCCAGAAGTCGGAACAACTGGTAGCGTGGCAACAGTCGGTAGAATCGGATATTTTGGCTGAGCGTCTTGAGTATCTTTCTGGTTTGTATGGGTCGAATTCTCAAGCGGCTCAGAATTCGACTCAAAGTTTTCAGAGCCAGTGGGACGCGTTTGTGAGCGGTAGCGGTCTGAACTTGAACCTGGGAGGAGCGATCAACCAGGCCGTACTCAACAGCGGCCAACAGACGCTTGCTGGTTTGGAAGGTCAGTGGTGGAACGACTTTAACGCGAGCTTGCAAAGCGGTTTGTCCACGTATCAAGACGCACTTTCCGGTCTTGCTGGTAAATATCAAACTTTGATCGATCAGATCAATCAGACAGAATTGCAATACCAATCGACTCTTGCACAGATTCGTCAGAGTCAATCGAATGTAAAAGATCAGATATTGTCTAACCTTGAGAACTACCAAACGTTTTTGAACGGTAACGGTTTGTTTTGGAATAGCCTTTCCGTGTTGTATGACAACAACACAAACGCATACCTGACGGCGAGTTGTCCTGCGGGTCACGTATGCCATACATATCAATACGATCCGACGAACCAACAGTTCTACTCAAGCGGCTGTCCCGCCGGCCATACTTGCGCCGCGGTGACATATGACACGCATACTCAGCAGTATCTGAGTGCGAGCTGTCCTGCGGGAACGAACCGTTGCGACGGAAGCGAGAGCGCGAACTTGAGTGTCCGCACGGGTCTGAACGCTCACGGTCAATCGTTTCAGAACGTGATCAACGAAGTATCGGAGAGTTTGCAAGAAGGATATGTGATGCCTGCGATCTTTGACTATTCCACAGGGACCATGCTTAGCTACAACGAGAACTGCGTGTCGGGTGCGACTTGTGTGAAGGGCCTGTATGATTCGACTTCTGGCAGCTTTGTATCGTCGAACATTTGTTTGGCGGGACATACGTGCTACAGCGCTGTTGTAGACATTACGAATGCAAGTGCGATGACTGGTTCGTATTTTGCGAACAGTTGTCCGACGGGGGACACACGTTGTGTGTCTTGCCAGTCTGGTCATACTTGCCAGGTTCAGGATATGGAAGCGTCTTTTTTGTATGCGTCGAGTTTGATGCGTAACTTTTTGCACAACGAACTGATTGCGAGTCAAGGTGCTTTGGCGAACGCTCAATCGGCCCCTGGTGGTAGCCAAACGTTTCGTTTTGCGGGTTCCGAGTTTAATGAGAGTGCGTTGTCATATATGTCGGGTCCTTCCGGTTTTTCTCACGGGAGTCAGTATCAAAGCGGTAACGGAACGGCGGGAGCGATTTCGATTTTTGAGCTTACGAACGGTATTACGGCGAAGGCAGGTTTGGCTCAGCAGATCATGGCATATGCTCGCAATGAGATTTCTCAGTTGGATTTGTCGAACTGGATCATGGATGCGTTTGCGAACGGTTTGAGTGGGGCTCAATCGGATCTTCCCGGTCTTTTTGGCGGTCTTGGTCCCGGTATGACGATTACGGGAATTACAAAAGCAGACTTGCGCGCATTCATGAATGAGAATGGGGATCCTCCGAATTGGGGTCCGAATCATTACTGCCCTGATCCGCTTGGCTGCTATACCGGAGATATTTTTGTTCCTGGTCCCGGTATCTATGGAGCGAACCGTACGTATCGAGAATTTCTTTTGGATCCGACGTTGACTGGTTCGACGACAGCGTCTCATTTTTTTGAATATACTGCGCGTGAACTTGGTGTTTGGGACGGAATTCCTTTTCTTGCTGATATAGTGCACCAACAAGACTTTGCATGGATCGATCTTGAGTTCACTGTGACGAACAACAACACAACAGCGAACATCAATACATACCAGGACTTAGTGCTGCAGTTGCAGAGTTTTGAACACGACTGGGCAACGAATGTGATGCCTTCGATTACAAACTGGACGGCTCAAGTGGCGTCATATCAGGGTCAATACGCAAACTGGCAGACTCAGATGCAGACAGCGCTTACAAACGCTCAGAACACATACCAGCAAGGCGTGCAAAATATCCAGAGCCAAGAGAATGCGTGGCTTGCTGCGATGTCACAGATCCAGCAGGATGCAAAGACAGCGTTTCAGACTGCAGAGAGCACGTTGCAAACGGGTAAACATCAACAGAATTACAATCAACTGACACAAGAGGTTTTAGCGGGTCTTGGAGGTTCTGGGAGCCCGAAATCGAAGCTGGATGGCGGTGTCGTAGTTACGTTGAGCGCTTTTGAATCGGTTTTTCAAGATATCGGTAACGGATTGGACGGTGACTCTGCGACTCGGAACCGTCCTGACTTTAGCTTGCTTGGTACGTTTGGAAAGAGCTTTAGCGGTATGGTGACTGGAGCTTCGAACTTGAGTTTGTTGTCATCTACGAACAACGCTGTGATGGACACGGTTTTGGGATATATGGAGAGCGTCTCGTCTTCTCTGAAAAAGGAGAGACAGTTTACCCAAAACGGTTTTAGCGATCTTGTTGAGGCTCATCATCTGAAGACGGAAGATGTGAAGAGTACCAACGTGTATTCGGGTTTGGAAGAGAATACGACGTATGTTTTGTATGCGGACGGTACGAGAGAGAAGATGAGCGACTGGGTCGAGAAGACTTGCGGAGAGGATTTGGGGAAGTGCGGTTCGTATACGGAGAAGAAATACGCAAGCGTGAGTATGGATGAGAACGGCAATATCACCGCCCGCCGGAATGTATATGACGGAGAGGTAACTCTCTGCGGTGGTATGGACGCAGCGAGTATGGATTCGTATTGCAATACTACGACGGATGTGACAGTGACGATTGCCGCTCCGAACACCTCTCAACTTCTTTTGGGTCGCGGAGCTTCTCGTTTGGGGAATCTCTTTGATGCGAGAGAAAGCGGAATGAGCGATCTTGTGAACAGCTCTTTTGAGACAGTGAACCGATATCTTTCTTCTAACAAATACACTGCGGGTTTGTTTGCGGAGGTGAACGCCGCGGAGGAACTTCACAACAAAAACGCTTCTCTTGCTTCGACAGCTGCGAACAACCACGTACGATTTGCGAATCTTGCGCTCTCTTTTGTGGAGACTGTGTTACTGGGGGGTGTGAGTACAGGAGACTGGGTAGCGTCTCAGGTTCGTGGGGCGGTTCAGGACGCGGTCGCGACGACACTTGTAAAGACGTTTGATTTGAGTCCGGATGTGGCAGCTTTTCTTTCGGGAGGGCTTTTAGCGAAATACGAGGAGCAACAAGCCAAACAGAATCTGGGTAGCAACGGCATCGGAGTTGGAAAGAGACTTCATTCCGCTCTGAATGATTTTGGGCTGGAAGGTTACGAAAAAGCGGTATTGACGATTGCGGATACGTTTCATGCGACTGAAGAGTTAGGCATGGACGGTTACAAGTCGGACTTGGCTGCGCTTGAGAACTGGAAGAATTTCAAGACGAGTCTGTATGGCTTTGCAGTGCAGAAGATGGGCCAAGAACAGGGTTTGCCTGATTTTGTTGTGGCACGACTTGCGAACGATATGATGAGTTTTGTTGAGATGAAGGAAGCGAAGAGAGAGCTTGGCCGTCGGAGTGGTGATTTCAGTTTGAATTCACTTGGCGGAGAACTGAAGATGCTGTATGCTTCTCTTGGTGGGATGAGCCTGGAAGCGGAAGGGTATCTGGCTCGGGGGATTGCTCACAAAACGGGTGAGTTGGGACTGACTTCGGAAGCGGAAGAAAAACGAATCAAGGACGGATTTCGTCAAGCGACAAACGAGATCCGTTTGAAAGACTACAAGGATGCGATCAAGAACTGGGATGCGGCTCAAGCTGACATGACCGGAGTTGCGATGCGTGTATATGGAACTCAGCAAGGCTGGGATGAGGCTAAGATTTCGATGTGGGAGAAGCAGGCAGTTGATTTTGTTTCTCGTGAGCAAGCAAAGCGGGATCTGGATCGTCGTAGCGGTATCAACGAAGGCGGTTGGACGAATCCGGTTGCCGGGTTCCAGTATATGGACAGACAATTGTTTAACGGTGGGATTGGTACGTTAATCGCGAAAGGGGTGAAAGGGGCGATCACAGGTTTTGGTGACACGATGGATTTTCTTGGAGTAGTTTCTTCTTCAGACCGATCCGCTATATATCAAGAAGGCGCTGTAGCCTACAACAGAATGACGAGTGACGATGTGAAAGGGAAGGGTCGTCAAGGTCTTGTGAACAAAGAGTCGCTTGAAAACGATGTTCGAGATTTGTTTTTTGAGAAGTGGGGCGAGGCTCTTTTGCCAGGCGACCCTGTTGCTGCTCACCAACTGGGAACGTTGATGAAGCTGTATATCGACCAAAAGGAATCGAAGAAGGCGGCTCGTGAGCAGAGACTGAAGGATGTGGAACTTGTGGTTCAGGTAGCGGCGGCCGCAGCAGTGATGTATTTCAGTGCGGGGACAGCGTCGAGCGGTGTGAGCAGTTGGTTTACTACAGTGTCGAATGTAGCGAAGTCAGCGGGGTTGACGTCTCTTACGAACGGTCAAATTGCGGCGATTGCAGTGAGCACTGGTACGAGTATGGCGGTGCAAGGTAGTTTGAACGGTCCGAACGGAGCTGCGGCTGCGCTTGTGAACGGGGTTCTTACCACGATGACACTTGGAATGAAGAGTCCAGTTTCGGGTTTTGTAACGTATACCAAACACAAAAATGCAAATATCATCACGGGCCAAAGAGAAGTGAAAGGCGGTTGGGGTGGAGGCGTGAACGTTTCCATTGTTGGCGATCAAGGCGGGAAACAAGTAGCTGGAATCTTGCAGGCTTTGGGAGCCTCTGGTTTGAACGGCGGACTTAGCTATGGCCCTGGAAGTGGCCTCAGTGCGAATTTGAACTTGAACTATGCGAGTGGTTTGAGTTTGGGAATGGACTACAATTTTAGCAATCATTCGTATGGAGTGAATGCGAGTGCGGACGCGTGGCACGGGAAGGGAAGCGCAGCCAATCCTTCGAAACACCACGCAGGACTCAGCTTGAGTGCGAGAAGTGACGGAAGCGCGAGTGTGGATGCGTATTACAACTATGGAAACGAGAAGATTCCTCCTCAACTTCGGGGACATGGGGGCACGTTGTCTTTTAGCAACGACGGTAGTATTTCTACGAGCGTGCAAGTGACCGGAGCGACAGCGGGAACCCTGACGTATGCGAACGGAGGTTTCCAACCGATTTCTTTGAATGCAAACTTTCAAAACGAGTTTAACCAAGGTTTAGCAGCTGAGAACGCGCAGAACAACTTTGATCAAATGAAGATCCAGGAAGCAAAGACGATTGCGGTTGTTGGTATGCACACAGAGAGTCCGTTGTTTAGCAAAGCGGATATCGATACGTATCTTCCGAAAGACGAGAGCGGCAATATCGATGTGAAGAAAGCGCAGCCTGAAGTATTGCTTGCGAAGTGGGACGCATACAAAGCAGTGATGTCCAATTCTAAGGACATTGGAACTTGGCAGAGTGATATCTCTCAAGCTGGTGAGAAGGCAGGAGTGAAGATTCAGTTTAACGGAGACAGCCCGACGACTACGTTTGGGAAGTTTGTAGCTGGGATCAAGGCGGATGTGTTGCAATCGTTTGGAATTGCCAACGACGGGACGAAGATGGTGGACTCCAAGGGAGTGCTTGAGTTGACGTCATGTTTTCGGGGTGACGTTCCTGTGAAGAGATTCAAAAAAGAGAATCTTCAAGAATCAAGAAATACGAATGTTTCCAATACAACCAACGGAAACTTGAATGAATCCGATGACTACGAACTGGTTGCGATCGAGAAGATCCAAGTCGGAGACGTAGTTGCGTCTTGGAACGAGAATACCAATACATTTGAGAACAAGAGAGTGACGGAGACGTTTGTTCACGAGATGCCTCAGCTTTTTTACTTGGAGCTTGACGGAGAAGAGGGACTGCATACGACTTGGAACCATCCTTTTAGACGGAGAATCGTGGCAAGAACAGAGGCAAGGCTCGCAGGTTCATCGAATGTAGTTGAATCTGCATTACAAAGTATTAATCTACAAAAAACAGAAACACACACAGTGAAATTTTTGTCTCAAGAAATATCGCAAGAAAGAAATACAGCCTTCACCTCCGAGTGGGTGAAGGTCAAGGATCTGTCGGTGGGCGACCAGGTCTTGCAATCGGACGGAGGTTGGGCCACTGTTACTGACAAATACTACTACAACACGGAACCGACCAAGGTTTACAACTTGGAAGTCGAGGACAACCACACGTATGTGGTCGGTGAGCTGGGAATCGTTGTCCATAACTATGCCGACCAGCAAGAGGCGATGTTTAAAAAGTTTAGCAAACTTTCCAAAGACATGTTCGGAGTAGCGAAAGAGTTAGCGGGTTTGGAAGGCGGACTTGGCAAAGAGGTATACCAAAGGGCAGTTGCCTTGCAGAGTGAGGTAGCGTCTACAAACGCCTTGCGAGATTCTTTAAAGTTGGAATCGAACGGAATTACTTTGCAAAAAGACCAGGCGAAAGCGGGTCTTGAGCTGAACAAACGACGTAACAACGAATTTTTGCAAGCTATTCGCAATCCTGACAGCGACAATCTCCCCGGTATCTCCGAACTTCGAAAACAACTGAAAGGTGTAGATCCTGAGAAAGGTTTTACCAAAGACCAGATGAAAACGGTATCGAGTTGGGTGAAAACAAACGGACTGAGCACGAGTTCGATCCATACCGGCCACGGACTTGGAATGTTGAGTGGAAGTCCGGTGAAAGCATACATTGCTTCAACCGCTTCTAGTCTATCCTTAATGGAAGACCATACCAAACTGAACAACACAATCAAAAACTCGAATGAAAAGTTAGCCGGGCACAAAATCAAAGAAGACAATATCGGTCGCAGTATGATCGAAAGATCGAACCAAGCGAAAGCGGAACTTGTAAAACTCGTTCAAGAAAGACACGGAAACGATCCTAAGTATGCGGAAGTGTTGGTGGAACACGGTCTTGTGAAACGGGACGGCTTGAATCCGAACGAATACAAGGTATCGTATGACGAGAAGATGAAAGCGTTGGGAGACAAGATCAAACCGGATACGAAAAAGCAACTTGCAGAATATGATCGCAAGATCACTGATCTTCGAGTGAGCCAAAACAAACACGAAGCCGACAGCTATGCAAAGTGGAACAAGGAACATCCGAACGAACCTTACAAGCGGACTCCTGATATGGAGAAACGCCGTAACGACATGATTGTGATGCAGAAGAACTTGGAGAAGGAGAGAGCGATGCTGATCAACAACGATGTGGCACCGTTCCTGAAAGAGCCTGAACTGCATCGCTTGGAGAAGTTAGCGGATGCGCATGCGATTTCGGAGAAACAAAAGGGTGAACTGACCAAACTCCGAAATGAGAAGGTTGCACACGAGACAAATGTAGCGGCGTTGTTGGACAAAGATACGACGACGATGCACAACAACGTGGAGACAGTGTTCGGCAAGGAGAGAATGTCTGTTGCAAATGATCGTAACGACTTGCTGAAAGGTCTTGAAGCCAAGGAAACAAGGCTGAGTCAGTTGGATCCGAAGAAAGACAAGACAGAGTATGACAAGTTAAACAAAGAGATCAAAACGGTTCACGACAGAACGACTCAACTGGACAAAAACTTTTTGGAATACAAGCCTGTGCGAAAAGCAGACGAGCCTTTGGACACGTTTTTGCTCCGAGAAAAGGACAGCTTTGCAGGAGAACCGAAAGCGATTGAAAGAATTGTGGATGGCTTGAAAGAGCAGGTGAAACACTACGAAGCGTTAGGTGATACAAAGAGGGTTGAGAAGATCTATGAGAAGATAACAGATTACAAAAAACGCTCAGAAGAATCATTTAAGCGTTCCAAGGACGACGAACTTACCGCTGCTCTTCGCAAAGATGGCAAAGAAAGAGAAGAAGCGTTGCATCAAATGGAAGAATATCTAACACACGCAGACGACAGAGACAGTGAGAAGCGGGAAAGAGAACTCCCGATCAGTGCAACCCTCAAAAATCCTGCGGGAAATCCGGAAGGGAAAACGATTTCAGTGAACTCTCACTTTGGTCGAGGCGGATACAGCAACCAAGAAGTAGCGGGAGCGTATTTGCATTCGAACGATCATATCGGATTGGATGTGGGCGGACCGAAAGGGGAGCGGATCAACTCTGTGTTGGAAGGAAAGGTAAAATATCCGCCAACAAAGGGTTTGTCGATTACGATCCCAGGAGATATGCCAAGTCACTTGAAAGGGATTGCGTATTCGGAACCAGTATATGACGGAAATGGAAACAAGACCAGGAACGGGGGATATTACGATTCTTCCGGAAACTCATATACGGCTGACAAGTTAAAAGAGATGGATACGAAATACAGAAAAGCAAATCCGGGTTTGAGCAAAGGAGAACCGCTGTTTGAAGCGACAAGGTCTGTGGGAGTGATTACGGAGAATGGAAAGTTCTACACAATGGCGAACGCAAAGACGCCGATTGAATTGACACCGGCCCAACTGGCTTTGGTACCGGAAGAGATCAAAAGAAATCCGGGATTGGTTCATTCGTCTGGAAACAGTGTAGCGATTGAGACTACGTTAACGGGAGTGTTTGCGGGAAAGTATGAAGTGCAATACAAACACTTTGATTCCGCTCCTCGTTACGAGAACGGGGATTTAGTCAAAGCGGGAGATACGGTCAAGCCCGGACAAAAGATCGGGGACTTGGGAACGACTGGAAGATCCACGGGAGCTCACTTGCATATGAGCGTGGTCAGCTACGAGAAACCCAATGGAGTCAGCTCCGCTTTTTACATTCCGGTCATTGACAAAAAAAGTAAAAAGGTACTCCATTACCTGATCAATCCTCAGTATTTTATGAAAGTGATGGCTCCTTCGGGAACAGGGCAGTAG